The following proteins are encoded in a genomic region of Gossypium hirsutum isolate 1008001.06 chromosome D05, Gossypium_hirsutum_v2.1, whole genome shotgun sequence:
- the LOC107906522 gene encoding protein disulfide isomerase-like 1-6, which produces MLFSKNPPSRFLLLTLTFVLLLSFSININASDPTNFEDDSDDLEQLLALDEQEDQLPEDQDQESSSRFSEAEVLSKAQRIVLELNSDNSKRVIDENEFVLLLGYAPWCVRSAELMPQFAEAATSLKELGSPVLMAKLDAERYPKVASLLDIKGFPTLLLFVNGTSKAYTGGFSAEEIVIWARKKTGVPVIRINTVTEAEDFLKKHHMFVIGLFEKFEGSDYKAFIKAAMSDNEIQFAEASNIEVAKLLYPDIKATNFLGIVKSEPERYTAYDGTFEMENILQFLDYNKFPLVTKLTELNSVRVYSSPIKLQVYVFAKADDFKTLLEPLQDVARKFIIKVMFIYIDIVDENLAKPFLTLFGLEESKNTLVTAFDNKGSSKYLLQSDPTPSNIEEFCSGLLHGSISTYFKSQPIPDNNNASVLAVVGKTFDDLVLNSPKNVLLEVYTPWCINCETTSKQVEKLAKHFKGLDSLIFAKIDASANEHPKLQVDNYPSLFLYKAGDKDNPIKLSTKSGSKELAAFINKQVRPKDQAAKDEL; this is translated from the exons ATGCTTTTCTCCAAAAACCCCCCTTCAAGATTCCTTCTTCTCACTCTCACCTTTGTCCTACTACTCTCTTTTTCCATAAACATCAATGCATCTGATCCCACCAACTTTGAAGATGATTCTGATGACCTTGAACAGCTTTTAGCCTTGGATGAACAAGAAGATCAGCTACCAGAAGACCAAGACCAAGAGTCTAGCAGTAGATTTTCAGAAGCAGAGGTGTTAAGTAAAGCACAAAGGATAGTTCTTGAGCTTAACAGTGATAATTCCAAGAGGGTCATTGATGAGAACGAGTTTGTTTTGCTCTTGGGTTATGCTCCTTGGTGCGTTAGGAGTGCTGAGCTTATGCCTCAGTTTGCTGAAGCTGCCACTTCTTTGAAAGAATTGGGAAGTCCGGTTTTGATGGCCAAGCTTGATGCTGAAAGGTACCCAAAGGTGGCTTCTCTGCTTGATATTAAAGGCTTCCCTACTCTGCTTTTGTTTGTTAATGGCACTTCTAAAGCTTATACGGGTGGATTTTCAGC GGAAGAAATAGTGATATGGGCAAGGAAGAAGACCGGTGTGCCTGTCATTAGAATAAACACGGTGACAGAGGCAGAAGATTTTCTTAAAAAGCACCACATGTTTGTGATTGGTCTTTTTGAGAAATTTGAG GGATCTGATTATAAAGCATTTATAAAGGCAGCTATGTCTGACAATGAAATCCAGTTTGCTGAAGCAAGCAACATTGAGGTGGCTAAACTTCTCTACCCAGATATCAAAGCTACTAATTTCCTTGGGATTGTTAAAAGTGAACCAGAAAGGTACACTGCTTATG ACGGTACATTTGAGATGGAGAACATTTTGCAGTTTCTGGACTACAACAAGTTTCCCTTAGTTACTAAATTGACTGAACTGAATTCTGTCAGAGTTTACTCCAGCCCCATCAAACTTCAG GTTTATGTCTTTGCGAAAGCTGATGATTTCAAGACTCTTCTTGAGCCTCTTCAAGATGTTGCAAGAAAGTTCATAATAAAG GTGATGTTTATTTATATAGACATTGTTGATGAAAACCTTGCAAAGCCTTTCTTAACCTTGTTTGGGCTTGAGGAATCAAAAAACACTTTG GTGACGGCATTTGATAACAAAGGCAGCTCGAAGTACTTGTTGCAGTCCGACCCAACCCCAAGCAACATAGAA GAATTTTGCTCTGGGCTTCTGCATGGTTCTATCTCAACATACTTCAAATCACAGCCAATACCAGATAAC AATAATGCAAGTGTGCTAGCTGTCGTGGGAAAGACATTTGATGACTTGGTCTTGAACAGTCCCAAGAATGTTCTTTTAGAG GTATATACCCCGTGGTGCATCAATTGTGAGACCACGAGCAAGCAGGTTGAGAAATTGGCTAAGCATTTTAAAGGCTTGGACAGTCTCATCTTTGCTAAGATTGATGCTTCTGCTAATGAACATCCAAAACTTCAG GTTGACAACTACCCGTCACTCTTTTTATACAAAGCTGGTGATAAAGACAATCCG ATCAAACTTTCAACAAAATCAGGTTCAAAAGAACTAGCAGCCTTCATTAACAAACAAGTGAGACCCAAAGATCAAGCGGCCAAAGATGAACTATAG
- the LOC107906524 gene encoding uncharacterized protein, producing the protein MKQWEALENALKSMQEKALDFQFQQQERRKSREKEEEKGIASFSGSENIDKDKKDNDFGSLVDELLLLTEAHEMVIHDVSNLCDIAEAVCDAQEQQMKQSYFDLHVWALLCDE; encoded by the exons ATGAAGCAGTGGGAGGCTTTGGAGAACGCTTTGAAGTCAATGCAAGAGAAGGCTTTAGATTTTCAATTTCAACAGCAAGAAAGAAGGAAATCAAgggagaaagaagaggaaaagggaATCGCGTCGTTCTCAGGGTCGGAGAACATAGATAAGGATAAGAAGGATAACGACTTTGGCTCTTTGGTTGATGAGCTTCTTTTGCTG ACAGAAGCTCATGAAATGGTAATTCATGATGTTTCGAATCTGTGTGACATAGCAGAAGCAGTATGTGATGCACAGGAGCAGCAAATGAAGCAGTCTTATTTCGATCTTCATGTTTGGGCATTGCTTTGTGATGAGTAA
- the LOC107906523 gene encoding glyoxylate/hydroxypyruvate/pyruvate reductase 2KGR, protein MESIGVLMACPMNSYLEQQLENRFKLFRFWTVPDKSSFLASHKDSIQAVVGNAFAGADAKLIEALPKLEIVASFSVGLDKIDLAKCKEKGIRVTNTPDVLTEDVADLAIGLMLAVLRKLCESDRFVRSGKWKRGQYVLTTKFTGKRVGIIGLGRIGMAIATRAEAFSCPISYYSRTEKPEIKYKYYPSVVELAANCDILVVACALTTETHHIINREVIDALGPKGVLINIGRGPHVDEPELVSALVEHRLGGAGLDVFEHEPEVPEELFGLDNVVLLPHVGSGTVETRQAMADLVIGNLEAHFLRKPLLTPVV, encoded by the exons ATGGAATCCATTGGAGTTCTCATGGCTTGCCCCATGAACTCTTACCTCGAACAACAACTCGAGAACCGTTTCAAGCTATTCAGATTCTGGACAGTGCCGGACAAATCATCCTTTCTGGCTTCTCACAAGGACTCAATCCAGGCGGTCGTCGGAAACGCCTTTGCCGGTGCCGATGCTAAGCTGATCGAGGCGTTGCCCAAGTTGGAGATTGTTGCCAGCTTCAGTGTGGGGCTTGATAAGATAGATTTGGCCAAGTGTAAAGAAAAGGGTATCCGAGTTACCAACACCCCTGACGTTTTGACTGAGGACGTGGCGGATTTGGCGATCGGTTTGATGTTGGCGGTGTTGAGGAAGCTCTGTGAGAGTGATCGGTTTGTGAGGAGTGGCAAGTGGAAGAGAGGGCAATATGTGTTGACTACTAAG TTTACTGGAAAAAGAGTTGGCATTATTGGGCTGGGAAGAATTGGCATGGCAATTGCTACGAGAGCTGAAGCATTTAGCTGCCCTATTAGTTACTACTCTAGAACAGAGAAACCAGAGATCAAATACAAATACTATCCAAGCGTTGTTGAGCTGGCTGCCAACTGCGATATCTTGGTTGTTGCTTGTGCACTGACTACAGAGACCCACCACATCATCAACAGGGAAGTCATCGATGCATTGGGTCCAAAGGGTGTTCTCATCAACATCGGGAGAGGCCCTCATGTTGATGAACCCGAGCTGGTTTCTGCATTGGTTGAACACCGATTAGGAGGTGCAGGGCTTGATGTGTTTGAACATGAACCCGAAGTACCGGAAGAGCTTTTTGGGCTTGATAATGTGGTGCTCTTACCTCATGTAGGTAGCGGTACGGTGGAAACCCGCCAAGCTATGGCTGATCTTGTGATTGGGAACTTGGAGGCACACTTTCTGAGGAAACCACTATTAACTCCTGTGGTTTAG
- the LOC107906525 gene encoding rop guanine nucleotide exchange factor 12 isoform X1, translating to MVQQEEDRSWSNMFGLKDSHDNKGRHAKSLSIDSAVKFDGAALDHNSKPQSDRCPKLNRTLEEITAAFQAREKQLLTDMDQMKEKFAKLLLGEDMSGGGKGVSSALALSNAITNLAASVFGEQSRLEPMTPERKLRWRKEIDWMLSVADYIVELVPSQQKGKDGSNMEIMVTKQRIDLHMNIPALRKLDAMLIDCLDNFKDQNEFYYLSKDASDSEKGKHKRKDDKWWLPAVKVPEDGLSDKSRKNLQSQKESVTQVLKAAMSINAQVLSEMEVPENYIEALPKNGRASLGDLVYRSITVEFFDPDQFLSSLDLSSEHKILDLKNRLEASIVIWKRKMTQKDGKSGWGSGVSFEKRELFEERAETILHIIKHRFPGLPQSSLDISKIQYNRDVGQALLESYSRILESLAFTVLSRIEDVLQADNITQNPNPQPRKHNSLKDDSQPNSVSTSPRYDVETANAKTLSDLLTWTMDQNDYDDRMDSDDGSIDVEPSMQKLNVVTNTSKKSYLESLAGVRSPTERH from the exons ATGGTTCAGCAAGAAGAAGACAGATCCTGGTCTAATATGTTTGGTCTTAAGGACTCACATGATAACAAAGGAAGACATGCAAAGAGTTTGAGCATTGACAGTGCTGTTAAATTTGATGGAGCAGCTCTTGATCACAACTCGAAACCTCAAAGCGACAGGTGTCCCAAGTTGAATCGAACCTTGGAAGAAATAACTGCTGCCTTCCAAGCCAGAGAAAAGCAGCTTTTAACTG ATATGGACCAGATGAAGGAAAAGTTTGCGAAGTTACTCTTAGGTGAGGATATGTCAGGTGGAGGGAAGGGAGTTTCATCGGCTTTAGCACTGTCTAACGCCATTACCAACCTGGCTG CTTCCGTTTTTGGTGAGCAATCCCGCTTAGAGCCTATGACGCCTGAAAGGAAATTAAGGTGGAGAAAAGAAATAGATTGGATGTTGTCTGTCGCTGATTACATTGTTGAACTTGTTCCTTCCCAACAGAAGGGCAAGGATGGATCCAACATGGAG ataatgGTCACAAAGCAACGTATAGATCTTCATATGAACATTCCGGCCCTGCGGAAACTTGATGCAATGCTGATT GATTGTCTAGATAACTTCAAGGACCagaatgaattctattatttgtcAAAAGATGCCTCGGACTCGGAGAAAGGAAAACACAagagaaaagatgataaatggtGGCTGCCTGCCGTTAAAGTTCCCGAAGACGGACTGTCAGATAAGAGCAGAAAAAATCTGCAGAGCCAAAAAGAATCTGTGACTCAAGTGCTTAAAGCAGCAATGTCAATTAATGCTCAAGTTCTTTCAGAGATGGAGGTCCCTGAAAACTACATTGAAGCCCTCCCTAAG AATGGGAGAGCTAGTCTTGGTGATTTAGTTTACAGGAGTATCACAGTTGAATTCTTTGACCCTGATCAATTTCTCTCCTCCCTGGACTTATCGTCCGAGCACAAGATTTTAGACCTCAAGAACAGACTTGAGGCATCGATAGTCATATGGAAGAGAAAGATGACCCAAAAGGACGGAAAATCGGGTTGGGGTTCTGGTGTTAGCTTTGAGAAGAGAGAGCTATTCGAGGAGAGAGCTGAAACCATCTTACACATTATCAAACATCGGTTCCCTGGACTTCCTCAATCTTCACTAGACATCAGTAAAATCCAATACAACCGG GATGTTGGGCAAGCTCTCCTAGAGAGCTATTCGAGAATACTGGAGAGCTTGGCCTTTACAGTCTTATCGAGAATCGAAGATGTCCTCCAAGCTGATAATATTACCCAAAATCCTAATCCACAGCCACGCAAACACAACAGTTTAAAGGACGACAGCCAGCCTAATTCAGTGTCTACAAGTCCAAGATATGATGTGGAAACAGCGAACGCAAAGACCCTATCAGATTTACTTACTTGGACCATGGATCAAAATGACTACGACGATAGGATGGACTCAGATGACGGATCCATAGATGTTGAACCAAGCATGCAAAAGCTAAACGTAGTGACAAACACTAGCAAGAAGTCCTATCTTGAGAGCTTGGCCGGAGTAAGAAGCCCTACGGAACGCCATTAA
- the LOC107906525 gene encoding rop guanine nucleotide exchange factor 12 isoform X2 gives MFGLKDSHDNKGRHAKSLSIDSAVKFDGAALDHNSKPQSDRCPKLNRTLEEITAAFQAREKQLLTDMDQMKEKFAKLLLGEDMSGGGKGVSSALALSNAITNLAASVFGEQSRLEPMTPERKLRWRKEIDWMLSVADYIVELVPSQQKGKDGSNMEIMVTKQRIDLHMNIPALRKLDAMLIDCLDNFKDQNEFYYLSKDASDSEKGKHKRKDDKWWLPAVKVPEDGLSDKSRKNLQSQKESVTQVLKAAMSINAQVLSEMEVPENYIEALPKNGRASLGDLVYRSITVEFFDPDQFLSSLDLSSEHKILDLKNRLEASIVIWKRKMTQKDGKSGWGSGVSFEKRELFEERAETILHIIKHRFPGLPQSSLDISKIQYNRDVGQALLESYSRILESLAFTVLSRIEDVLQADNITQNPNPQPRKHNSLKDDSQPNSVSTSPRYDVETANAKTLSDLLTWTMDQNDYDDRMDSDDGSIDVEPSMQKLNVVTNTSKKSYLESLAGVRSPTERH, from the exons ATGTTTGGTCTTAAGGACTCACATGATAACAAAGGAAGACATGCAAAGAGTTTGAGCATTGACAGTGCTGTTAAATTTGATGGAGCAGCTCTTGATCACAACTCGAAACCTCAAAGCGACAGGTGTCCCAAGTTGAATCGAACCTTGGAAGAAATAACTGCTGCCTTCCAAGCCAGAGAAAAGCAGCTTTTAACTG ATATGGACCAGATGAAGGAAAAGTTTGCGAAGTTACTCTTAGGTGAGGATATGTCAGGTGGAGGGAAGGGAGTTTCATCGGCTTTAGCACTGTCTAACGCCATTACCAACCTGGCTG CTTCCGTTTTTGGTGAGCAATCCCGCTTAGAGCCTATGACGCCTGAAAGGAAATTAAGGTGGAGAAAAGAAATAGATTGGATGTTGTCTGTCGCTGATTACATTGTTGAACTTGTTCCTTCCCAACAGAAGGGCAAGGATGGATCCAACATGGAG ataatgGTCACAAAGCAACGTATAGATCTTCATATGAACATTCCGGCCCTGCGGAAACTTGATGCAATGCTGATT GATTGTCTAGATAACTTCAAGGACCagaatgaattctattatttgtcAAAAGATGCCTCGGACTCGGAGAAAGGAAAACACAagagaaaagatgataaatggtGGCTGCCTGCCGTTAAAGTTCCCGAAGACGGACTGTCAGATAAGAGCAGAAAAAATCTGCAGAGCCAAAAAGAATCTGTGACTCAAGTGCTTAAAGCAGCAATGTCAATTAATGCTCAAGTTCTTTCAGAGATGGAGGTCCCTGAAAACTACATTGAAGCCCTCCCTAAG AATGGGAGAGCTAGTCTTGGTGATTTAGTTTACAGGAGTATCACAGTTGAATTCTTTGACCCTGATCAATTTCTCTCCTCCCTGGACTTATCGTCCGAGCACAAGATTTTAGACCTCAAGAACAGACTTGAGGCATCGATAGTCATATGGAAGAGAAAGATGACCCAAAAGGACGGAAAATCGGGTTGGGGTTCTGGTGTTAGCTTTGAGAAGAGAGAGCTATTCGAGGAGAGAGCTGAAACCATCTTACACATTATCAAACATCGGTTCCCTGGACTTCCTCAATCTTCACTAGACATCAGTAAAATCCAATACAACCGG GATGTTGGGCAAGCTCTCCTAGAGAGCTATTCGAGAATACTGGAGAGCTTGGCCTTTACAGTCTTATCGAGAATCGAAGATGTCCTCCAAGCTGATAATATTACCCAAAATCCTAATCCACAGCCACGCAAACACAACAGTTTAAAGGACGACAGCCAGCCTAATTCAGTGTCTACAAGTCCAAGATATGATGTGGAAACAGCGAACGCAAAGACCCTATCAGATTTACTTACTTGGACCATGGATCAAAATGACTACGACGATAGGATGGACTCAGATGACGGATCCATAGATGTTGAACCAAGCATGCAAAAGCTAAACGTAGTGACAAACACTAGCAAGAAGTCCTATCTTGAGAGCTTGGCCGGAGTAAGAAGCCCTACGGAACGCCATTAA
- the LOC107906525 gene encoding rop guanine nucleotide exchange factor 12 isoform X3 — MDQMKEKFAKLLLGEDMSGGGKGVSSALALSNAITNLAASVFGEQSRLEPMTPERKLRWRKEIDWMLSVADYIVELVPSQQKGKDGSNMEIMVTKQRIDLHMNIPALRKLDAMLIDCLDNFKDQNEFYYLSKDASDSEKGKHKRKDDKWWLPAVKVPEDGLSDKSRKNLQSQKESVTQVLKAAMSINAQVLSEMEVPENYIEALPKNGRASLGDLVYRSITVEFFDPDQFLSSLDLSSEHKILDLKNRLEASIVIWKRKMTQKDGKSGWGSGVSFEKRELFEERAETILHIIKHRFPGLPQSSLDISKIQYNRDVGQALLESYSRILESLAFTVLSRIEDVLQADNITQNPNPQPRKHNSLKDDSQPNSVSTSPRYDVETANAKTLSDLLTWTMDQNDYDDRMDSDDGSIDVEPSMQKLNVVTNTSKKSYLESLAGVRSPTERH, encoded by the exons ATGGACCAGATGAAGGAAAAGTTTGCGAAGTTACTCTTAGGTGAGGATATGTCAGGTGGAGGGAAGGGAGTTTCATCGGCTTTAGCACTGTCTAACGCCATTACCAACCTGGCTG CTTCCGTTTTTGGTGAGCAATCCCGCTTAGAGCCTATGACGCCTGAAAGGAAATTAAGGTGGAGAAAAGAAATAGATTGGATGTTGTCTGTCGCTGATTACATTGTTGAACTTGTTCCTTCCCAACAGAAGGGCAAGGATGGATCCAACATGGAG ataatgGTCACAAAGCAACGTATAGATCTTCATATGAACATTCCGGCCCTGCGGAAACTTGATGCAATGCTGATT GATTGTCTAGATAACTTCAAGGACCagaatgaattctattatttgtcAAAAGATGCCTCGGACTCGGAGAAAGGAAAACACAagagaaaagatgataaatggtGGCTGCCTGCCGTTAAAGTTCCCGAAGACGGACTGTCAGATAAGAGCAGAAAAAATCTGCAGAGCCAAAAAGAATCTGTGACTCAAGTGCTTAAAGCAGCAATGTCAATTAATGCTCAAGTTCTTTCAGAGATGGAGGTCCCTGAAAACTACATTGAAGCCCTCCCTAAG AATGGGAGAGCTAGTCTTGGTGATTTAGTTTACAGGAGTATCACAGTTGAATTCTTTGACCCTGATCAATTTCTCTCCTCCCTGGACTTATCGTCCGAGCACAAGATTTTAGACCTCAAGAACAGACTTGAGGCATCGATAGTCATATGGAAGAGAAAGATGACCCAAAAGGACGGAAAATCGGGTTGGGGTTCTGGTGTTAGCTTTGAGAAGAGAGAGCTATTCGAGGAGAGAGCTGAAACCATCTTACACATTATCAAACATCGGTTCCCTGGACTTCCTCAATCTTCACTAGACATCAGTAAAATCCAATACAACCGG GATGTTGGGCAAGCTCTCCTAGAGAGCTATTCGAGAATACTGGAGAGCTTGGCCTTTACAGTCTTATCGAGAATCGAAGATGTCCTCCAAGCTGATAATATTACCCAAAATCCTAATCCACAGCCACGCAAACACAACAGTTTAAAGGACGACAGCCAGCCTAATTCAGTGTCTACAAGTCCAAGATATGATGTGGAAACAGCGAACGCAAAGACCCTATCAGATTTACTTACTTGGACCATGGATCAAAATGACTACGACGATAGGATGGACTCAGATGACGGATCCATAGATGTTGAACCAAGCATGCAAAAGCTAAACGTAGTGACAAACACTAGCAAGAAGTCCTATCTTGAGAGCTTGGCCGGAGTAAGAAGCCCTACGGAACGCCATTAA
- the LOC107906526 gene encoding photosystem I reaction center subunit VI, chloroplastic yields MASLATLAGVQPTTIKGLGGSSLNGTKLLVKSTRQSFKPKNYRAGAVVAKYGDKSIYFDLEDIGNTTGQWDLYGSDAPSPYNPLQSKFFETFAAPFTKRGLLLKFLILGGGSLGLYLSATASDDLLPIKKGPQLPPKPGPRGKI; encoded by the exons ATGGCTTCTCTTGCAACCTTAGCTGGTGTTCAACCAACGACCATCAAGGGCCTTGGTGGCAGCTCTCTCAATGGAACCAAGCTCTTGGTGAAGTCAACTCGCCAGAGTTTCAAACCCAAAAACTACAG GGCTGGTGCTGTGGTAGCAAAGTATGGTGATAAGAGTATATACTTTGATTTGGAGGATATTGGCAACACAACTGGGCAATGGGACTTGTATGGATCCGATGCACCTTCACCGTACAACCCACTCCAG AGCAAGTTCTTTGAGACATTTGCAGCTCCATTTACCAAGAGAGGATTGTTGCTCAAGTTCCTGATCTTGGGAGGCGGTTCCCTCGGTCTTTACCTCAGTGCCACTGCTTCCGATGACCTTCTACCGATCAAGAAAGGTCCGCAACTCCCACCCAAGCCTGGGCCGCGTGGCAAGATATAA
- the LOC107906527 gene encoding 30S ribosomal protein S17, chloroplastic → MSITFSLQSLKLSSPFLHGSTSLPLLSKPNSSPPHQPLRSPAFLPPIRAMKSMQGRVVCATNDKTVAVEVVRLAPHPKYKRRVRKKKKFQAHDPDNQFKVGDYVQLEKSRPISKTKTFIAVAVPSRNGKQEKEEAGELGIPLESKQTQEQPQA, encoded by the coding sequence ATGTCGATAACTTTTTCTCTCCAATCTCTCAAGCTTTCATCCCCATTCCTCCATGGCTCAACTTCCCTCCCTCTTCTCTCAAAACCCAACTCTTCTCCCCCTCACCAACCCCTCCGATCCCCGGCTTTTCTCCCTCCAATCAGGGCAATGAAATCCATGCAAGGCCGGGTCGTTTGTGCCACAAATGACAAGACAGTGGCAGTGGAAGTGGTGCGTTTAGCCCCGCATCCCAAGTACAAGAGGCGTGttaggaagaagaagaagtttCAGGCTCACGACCCAGATAACCAATTCAAAGTTGGCGATTATGTGCAGCTTGAGAAGAGCCGGCCTATTAGCAAGACCAAGACTTTCATTGCGGTGGCTGTACCAAGTAGGAATGGGAAGCAGGAGAAGGAGGAGGCAGGGGAGCTTGGGATTCCATTGGAGTCTAAACAGACTCAAGAGCAGCCGCAGGCTTAG